AGCCTGCAGATTTAGTGTCTTGTGAAACGGCTTCAAACGTGACATGAGTATGACAAAGTCATGATGACGGAGAGGTTATTTATATCATagttgtttttgaaatattttgtgCTGGAAGGGAATGTTTTTGAGCCCAGCCCTCATCTGGCAGCCAGCCATCAATGTCCGAagtacaacacatttcatttcagatGCAGCCAATGTGTGAACAGTAACTTCTAGAAAACATTTGTTCAACAGTTCAAACGGTCGTCACTTTCATAACTGTGAGCTGCTACTTCCTCTGAGCCCTCACAAACAAAGGCTGCCCTATGTGCTGCTTTCACCATCTGCCTCTTGAAATTCATCTCACTTCATAGCAATTAGgcaacaaaccaaactgagGCCACTGCAGCAGCCagagacaacaacaaacaaaaaggacaaaGCACACTGAATTAGATAATTGTTTCTCTAGGCAGCAGCTTGTCTTAGAAGTACTCAGTATCTGCTCCTGTAGATATCAGTTCCCTGTGATGTTGGGGAAGGGTTACTAGAGTTTGTGATTGTGTAAGAATGTTCTTCAGCgacaatggggggggggggggccagcCATCACTAGCAtctacgtctgtctgtcttgtgaCATTTTACTCCCATCCCCCTTCCCTTCCCCAGATTGTGCTGCAAAATACATGCTCATTATGTAATCCCCCTCTTGCCCCCCTATCagacacattctcacacacatactgtctGATTGAATACTGGTAGCCCGTTCCCCACTACCACCTACCCCAAGAGAAGGCACTGTATAGAATTTGGAAAAGACTGAGCTACTTCCAAGCCAAACAATCAAGCCCCATGCCGGGGGCCACACGTTGGTTGACGTGCATGATGGCACAGTGCTGTAGCTGGTGGTCAGACCACGGTCACCtagtatttgtttatatatgaAATGGTTTGAAGGCTGGGAAAAATACTGgattagttgttgttgttgttgttgttgttgttgttgttgtgtattgCTAGCTAAAAGGTCTAATGGTCAATAAAGTTTGTCAATATCATCCGGCTCATTCCACGTACAAGCAAGTTACTCAgtaaaaagttttgttttttaaattttattttatattcctcttaatgtgtttttttcccacGCTGGGGATCAATTAAGGTGCATCTTATCTTGTATTATGCTGTTATTATACATGTTAAACCCAAgcaatatgtatgtatgtatgtgtaatacCAATACTGCCTTTAATAATGCCACATTAATATGGTAATGTTGTTTTACTGTATTCCATATGTCGCTTTACTGGTTCATAAACTGGTGTCTCAGGCTTCTTTgtttaaacaaagacattagGGCTGCAATGATTGCTTTCAATATTCATTCATCTTTGAGTTTTATTGTTCTCAATAAATATAGTGAATATGGGGGAAGTTTCCGATTATGATTTCACTCCAAGGTGGAATCTTCAAACTCCTGGTTCTGTCTGGTCCAAACCTTTTACAATGTTCACTTTAGGATCATTattcaaaatagttgcagatgaATTTTCTGTTAACCGACTAATCAACTAAACATTTCGGCCCTTACATTCCTTTCACACAAACCTTTATTcaatgaagagaaaaagaagtaTCAGAAGTACACGGAGAGTTGTAGTACCAATGTTTTGTAAGAACTTTTGGAACATCAGGTACTTTACCGGTGTTTTGACGTCATAGATTTTGGCCCCCAAATAGTCCGTAGTTTCCGATAGTCCAGGAACTGTTGGGCAGATTGTTGCTGATTGGTTAAACACAAACCCCAGGGCTGCTAAGTTCAGTAAACCCTTCAGTTACGTGGGTAGCGAGCACTAGGTGCCACGAGAATCATTCGGACAATGAAAGCAGGTTTGTTGAGTTGATGCTTGAAACTAAATTATATGTAGTTAGACTTCCTGACTGgtctaaaaaagaaacatgtgtaAAATAAGCCTAGATTCAGTCACTGTGACTCAGTACCTGGAACTAATTGGTTATAAAGGGATATTAAACTTTTCTACAGAATCAAAGTAGTATTGAAAAGCAAAGCTAGCAAAGCTAATTTGCTGGTAACACTCGCTCATTTGATTTCCTCCTTGTGAGTGATCCCTTCAACATTAAACACTCAGACATTTTGGTCCAGTTCTTATAGAACGACCTTTACATTTCATGggaaatgtcattttgtaaacACAGTTAAGAGAGCATTTCCTTAAACACTATAAGTATGTTTACgtgctgatttatttttgaatgaatttCCAGCTCAAGCTATTGCTTGCAGTTGACCGGTCCCCAACTAAAAGAAGTTCCATCATGTTTCTTTCTCCAGTGTGCGATGTCTGTATACCTAGAACTATTAGCGGTGTCATAAGCATTAAACAGCATTTTCAAGAGACAAAAAGTGTCTCGTTTTCTTACGGCTGTGTGGTTGAACTGAAGAAGGGATATTTATCCTCAAGCAGTTTTCAGCTGCTGTAACTGattctgtgtttcttctcttcCAGGAAACACCCAACTCTGTTTTCCTGGTCATGGAGGTAAGTGAGCTAACACCGTCTGTTCATGTGTTGTCACTTGTTTTTGGAAAAGTttgaaatgtactttgttacttaCTCTGAACACTTTCTTTATTACAAGTAACAGAAGTGATTGCACACTGATGATGATCACTGGCTGTCAGCACGTGTTCTTGCCTGTTTGGCAGGCTCCCCTGCTAACCTCAACCCTCCCTTTCTCttgccctctcctctcttgttttctttcatattgtGTCTTTAATTTCTCTCTTAGCTTGCTGACAACCTCTGTATCCTCTCCAACTTTCTCTGCTTGTTTCGCAACTCCGCTGGCTGCAGGGTAGAAAACAAACTATGACTGCACCTCAAGTTACTCACTGAACTCACTGAACACACCCATCTGTTATCTAGGAATCATATTCCCCGAAAGCCTTTACTTTATATCTTATTGTGATCTATGTTTAGACGGCTCTACAGTATACTCCATCAATTATCCTTTGGAATCTTGTGTGGTTGGATCAGCTGTCATAGACAGTTACTTTAATTAATATCAAACTGTTTTCATTATGTTGCTTTCACAGGTGGAACACAAGACAGTTGGTTGTTTTAGAAAAATAGCTTATCTTAGTTAAATTTGAAATGTTCAGCTTTTAAATGGTTTACAGAATATTTACGGGGTCAAGCCCTCGCTGCACTTTGAGGCGTGTCTTATGCTCAGCTTGTCTTGCTCAAACATTGGTGGATGTATCGGATGAAAGTGGTAAAAGTTGAGCGCACGGAGCCAGGTGTAATCCCAATGGAGAGAATACTGTGCCATTTGAACACTGGAGGGTAAAAACACCATGACATGGGAACAATGTTTGAAGGGAAGGAAGATGTTTGTCTTGGAACATTTGGTGCAGCGTTATGCCAACATGCAGTAGCAAGCAAAGTTTAGGTTGGGCACGGTTAACTGTAAGCGGGCCAAACAGCATGGCAACTTGATAGATGGCTAACTGCATACCTCTCTGTGACGGTCTTTAAATAGTTGCCATTAAAGTGTGAAGCTTTGCTGAGCCTCAACTGAATTCTGTTGTGTCTGGCCGCACTTTCACGGCCTCTGTAAGTGTGTATATTTGACCCTTTCTGCCAGTGATGGACAGACGGGTTGCAAATAAATGGAAAACCCAGAATAAATAACTGTAGAAACCTAAAGAAGGAAGATGCTTCAGTACGGGAAACGAGGGCTCACTCAGTGGTTTGAGATGTTAACAATGATGTAAATAAGCTGTGGTAGTCACCAGATATCAGCCTAATTAAAACCTAGGGATGATTGTGAAGCATCAGACAGCGCTCTCCGCCGCTTTCATCAAAACACTAAATGAGGTCATATGTTTTGGACAGATGCTGGTTATCGGAGAAGCGGGAGCACTGAAGCcctttatgttccttttaaTATGTCACCTGTGCATGATGTTCCCTCAGAAGCAGGGAAGATAGAGAAGAAAGCAGGTTTGCACTGAGGATCCCCGTGCAGTGGAAGTGGACTATAACTTCATTCAGTCAGCAGTtacctttcttttcctccttccaCACCAACCTCGTCCGTCTGTTCTTGTTGTCCCTCTTGAGAACTAACTGCACCGAGCAGAGGTTGTCAGCACAGATAAAGCTCCAGTGTTTCAGCAGATTAACTGATGAGCCTTTACTAAAATGTGCTTCACAGCTTGACATTGTTGAACCTGAATTTAGTTATTGCTGACGGCAATTGTTTTGTCTCCCCACACAGTACTGTAATGGAGGTGATCTCGCCGACTATCTGCAAGGTAAGCATCACACTAATGtgtctgccacacacacacacacacacacacacacacacacacacacacacacacacacacacacacgcagattaTTGTTCATCACAACAAAGTTACTAATGCAGAGGAGGAAAAGCCATGTGACTGCAGTTGTTATGAGCATGCATTtattatctttgtgtgtgtgtgtgtgttctctatGTGGGGGATGTGCGTGTGGGAACCACTACAGTTTTGTACAAAGGGTTCCTTCTTTATTTTAGAGCCAGTCAGTGTTTCCAGTCTTTCTGGTCATAGAGCAACAAGTCAGTCAGTTCAAGCTGAAATGAAAAGATACATAATGGGCAGATATTGTTTTGAAGTTCAGTTTGAACACGTTTCAGAACGCCCAAATACCAAAAAGTAAAGATTGAGAGCATTTAGCAGATGTATACATACTGATACAACCCTCACCAACAACGCAGTCCTACTCTGGGCCAAAGTCTGAGATGTTGCATGTCATTCCTGATCGAGGCAACAATTTaggatttttaaaaatgaagccTCTTTCGCAAACAAGTTTTCTTTCGCTACcataataactttaataaatactttacaGATTGTTTGTACTTGGAGTTTAATGATAAGATGTCATCTAGGCACCACGTCACTGCTGGTTGCCCTTTAATTATCATCATAATTGACCTTAGAAATAGAGTTTGACTTGAATCTTACATCCAGTTCAACTTAGATTTCTTCCAGAGCTTTGAGCTGCAGCCCTTTCAGCCACGTCACATGTCATTCACACTGGGGGAAATCTAGAAAGTGGGCTGCTCCACATTTGAGCTTCAGGATGGGGAGCTCACAACATTTAACATGATGTTAAAGAAAGTCATAAAGTGTTATTATAGTTGCTGTGAATAGTTTAAAAGAGTTACAAATGAGGTCTGCTTCTGGAATCTCTAATCCCTCCAAATAAATGGCAGTTTGCCAATCCATCAGTTAGATAACACACCTGTTCCATCAAAACACTGATTGTGTTGCTGGAACAGCTTCCTTATCACTGTTCTTTTGCATAATGTTCCTCCCCCACATGTCCACATTAGCTACCAGAATGAGTCACGGTCAGATCTGTCGGTGTACCCATCCTGACCTTATCAGACATTGTGGAGTGTTTACTTAGGTTTTTCACCAAGTCTGTGAGAAATGTAGGTAAATACAACCTTCCATTACATAAGAGGATCTCACTAGTGAATGATTCTAATAATTACACAACTTTTCCATGTTAGGAAAACCTAATCCTAGATTAATGATAAAGTCACTGCCGACACTGTAGTCACAATggtgtgatggagagagaatACTTTTACATCGGATTAAATTGATTCCACTACGACCAGGGGAAGAGGACCTTCACTAACTCCACTTTACACTATTTACTTATTACTTATCAGCTTTAATCAAGCTGCAAGTTGGAAATGGAGGAATCGACTTGAATCAACGTTTACTGCACAGCAAAGCACACAATGACGTTTAGATTCTgcattaggagcagtgggcagctactacACAGCGTGAGGGTCCAGAGCCTTGCAcaagggcacctcggcagtgccTTCAAGGcaaactggcacctctccaggtTCCAGTCCACACGCCATACTCGGTCCgttcggggacttgaaccggcAAGTTCCCAAGCAAAGTCCCCgtggactgagctactgccacCCTGTATTTTCTTACTATATAACATATAGACTATGAATCATGTGAGTgcaaacaaaggaaacaaatcaATGATGTGCTTCATTAGGCTGCAGGCACCTGAATAAGATCAATAGGTCAGCCCTAAGATGGCTATCTGGGGAAAGGGTTGACAAGAAGTAATGAAGGAGTCCTGTGGAGTTTCCTTGTAAACAAATAAGGATtgatttcattcattaattgtcatttatttatctctcctcttcttaAGCAAAGGGGACACTGAGAGAAGAGACTTTGAGGGTTTTCCTCCAGCAGATTGCTGCTGCCATGCGCATCCTCAACAGCAAAGGAATCATCCACCGTGACCTGAAGCCACAGAACATCCTGCTGTCGTATGTGGGTCGCAAGAGGTCCAACATCAGTGGCATCCGTATCAAAATAGGTGAAAAAGTACTTTATTGGTCTAAGATGTTTTACATACTAGATTTAATATCAAAATGCTTATGTATGTAATATTTCCTACCTTTTCATCAAGCCATAACTGTGTCAGAGGGCTAAAATaacaacttgtgtgtgtgtatgtatgtatatatatatatatatatatatatatatatatatatatatatatatatatatatatatatatatatatatatatatatatatatatatatatatatatatatatatatatatatatatatatatatatatatatatattattttttttctctcaaacgGCTTCTTAAAAGTCCTGCTGCCTTTTAGTTGGTCCAACATTTGAATTCAGAGGCCAAATAAAATGACTAGTACAGGTAAACACTTTTAGTCAGTAGCAGAATGAGAGGCACTGGGTATGAAAGAGATCAATTTGTTTTCCAAACATGTTCTGTATACATAACCTTGACTATCCAACAAATAGCTACTCTGCTCTCCACACTTAAATGATCTTATTTTGCAACTACAGTTTGGTAATAAATGCATTTCTGACAACACTGATGGTCTTTTCCATCACTGTCTTCGCTCTGTTCTGAGTGCAAGACCATTTTCTGCACGAGTTACTGTTcccagtgtttgtctgcagtgTCCAACAATAGTGGTTTGTGTTTTGAGTAATAATAACACGTGTGTACTGACTGCTTTGTTTCATGCTTCTGTTCTGCAGCTGACTTTGGCTTTGCACGGTACCTCCAGAGCAACATGATGGCAGCCACACTATGTGGGTCACCCATGTACATGGTCAGTGTGTTTTACtctatttgttttgtgtgtgtctagaATTTCTGCGTTGgtcagtcattttaaaatgtctgctttCACTGCAGTATGTTGCATAACTCTCCCTGCACTGCCACTTTACTTGTGACCTTTCCTCCTTCAGGCCCCAGAGGTCATCATGTCCCAGAACTATGATGCAAAGGCCGACCTGTGGAGCATAGGGACAGTGATTTACCAGTGTCTGGTCGGCAAGCCACCGTTCCAGGTGAATGCTGTGCACAACAAACCTGTAGCAGATGCGTTTGTAGATGCgttgtagatgtgtgtgtagatgtgtgtgtagatgtgtgtgtagatgtgtgtgtagatgtgtgtgtagatgtgtgtgtagatgtgtgtgtctttctgtgagTCTAATTTCTATATTCATATTTTCAGGCCAATAGTCCCCAAGACCTGAGGATGTTTTATGAGAAGAACAAGACTCTACAGCCAATGTAAGCCACAAAACctcttgtctttttgtttatAAGGCTCCTTTTACAGTGTGATCTGGGCTGTCCCAGATAAATTGTGTGGTGTGATTGTGGTAAAGTGCAGATGGATGACGTGTGTCTGCTTGCAGCTGTTGTTTTGAAGTCACGGTAATAGCATGGCTCTatggatggcaatgttggtcaTTCGAGAAAAATGACTGTATTTTAGTCTAGACTTTGTTCTATCTGACATGCCTCAAAATTGATGACAAGAACCAAAGTATTAATGTTCCCATGCTCTCATTACCCAGCATCCCAAGGGAGACCTCCCAACAACTTGGTCACCTTCTGCTTGGGCTGCTGCAGAGGAACCAGAAAGACAGGATGGACTTTGGTGAGTGGTAGCATGgtaatttaaacattaaatgatGAATGCATTGTTCAGGTTTGGTTTTTACACATTCTGAGATCTGTCGTGATGTTTGTTCTCTGATCTGTTCTGTCCTCTAACCTCTCACTCTGCAGACGCGTTTTTCAGCCATCCTTTCCTGGAGCCATCAGCCaccattaaaaaatgtaagcACAAAGCAAGAGCAAGATAACTTATTGTTCTACCCTTTCACGTCATCCAACTTGAAGAGTTAATTCATTACATATTTAATCCCCTCAGCATGTCCGGTGCCGGTGCCCAGCGCCTCCAACGCAGTGACGGACAGTTCCTGTGGCAGCTCCCCATGCATCCGCTACAACTCCCCTCCTGTGAGTTTGATATTACTTCATAAATCCTCATTCAAAGGGGATTACACTAACACTGTAATACAATAGTAACCATGCCTCCCCTTTGTGCTCATATTGGGACTGCCTCTCAGTACGAACATTACCTGGAGAGGTGCTAGTTCTCATCCTGGGCactgcccttgagcaaggcacctgacccccccccccccacacagcTCCCTGGGcgtagctgcccactgctcctaatactaggatgggttgaATGCAGAGGCTACATTTCCCTGTGTGTATACATTTGTGACAGTaaaagtgttttagttttttatccaAAAGAGGCAAATAAAAGGACCCtctataaagacacacagtatatatacattttacacGCCAAATTACTAAGACCCATTTAACCTAACCCCCTTTACTATTGTCAATACTTCTAGTTgtaaatgttgcagctgctgctACGAGTAAGTCCACTGCTCGTTATAATAATCTCTTTGCTCAGTGGCCCATCTGATCTCACAGCAGCAGTGGGAATGCAGGGCAAGTTAATTTCCCAGGATGTCAGTGTTCTCTCTAACAATGTGATTACATCAGTTTGACAGTCAGCACTGCCCTGCCTGGAAGCCTTAATTGCATCATTCAGGAGGCACACTACAATTtaatcctctttctccctctccctctctctctctgccagtctCTCCCGGACATGCAGACACTAGCAGAAGACGGTCTGTCGTCCCCGCCGCTCGGTCCGCCAAACTTCCTACAGCTGTCCAAAGAGTCTGCAGGAAGCACCAGCAGTAAGAACTCGTCATGTGACACTGACGACTTTGTGCTGGTGCCGAACATCTCTACTGACAGCTGTGAGCGccaacacacagactgtacatacacaTTCCAACTGCTGGATCTCCCCCTATATTCACGCAGGCTGATTATTTGAGAGGGAGATCACCTCTCAGAGCTCTTGTGCGTCCCATATATCGTATCAACTTTTGACCAAAACTAAAACAGTAGCATGTGGTGTGTTTAGCTAACTCAACCAACCTGCTGTGCCTATTATACTAAGTGGGCTGTCAATCTTGAAATACTTCCATATCATTGGTTTCTGTGACTTGATTGGTTGTTGGTATGTAACTTATTGACAGTATATTAAAGTTAGAATTGTTCTAAAAAGGGATTGATCAGTGATATGTTCACATACTCCACTGTACTTACAGTATGAGTAAGTGACAGATGGGTACACAAATAACCGGACATCTGCTCTGTCTTGAAAGCAGTCATTAATAGACACCACGGCTACCAAACATATGTGAAGGCACATTCACTACCAATGATACCTACAGCACACACggtcaaacacactcacacgcatGTCACCAAATACACCAACAGTAAATTAGACAGCTGCTAACCATTTAATGCTGTAATTGTAGACAGTTCACAAACAGAAGGTACACACACTTACCCTCTTGACTGGTAAAATGAACCCTCAAACTCTGCAActgacacgcacgcacgcacgcacgcacgcacgcacgcacacacacacacacacctgctagTCCTCCACTCAAACAATGAACAAGGTGCACAGCATTGGGAGTGTCAGCTGGCATTTTGAGTGGCATTTAATCACTTAatattctttccttctttctccctcctcagaTGACCAGCCAATGGGAGTGGGTCGTCGGCTGTCCAATGAGTGGGGGTGAGTACGATGCTATCAACCAAATACGTTTGGATATTGTAAAGACATACGCTTTGAAAACACCGAGTCATCTCGCATAATGAACCCATGCTAAAAGCTATACACGAGAGAAATTAAGTTCtataaagagaaattaaaacttcACAGGAACCCTGATCCAATAAGCAATAAAGCCGTGGGAGGCATTAATGCATacacaataaatgaaaataGAATTAAAGGTGTAGTTCGACATTTTGTGGAATACCCTTATTTGTTAGCcggttatcttagcttagcataaagactggaaacggctAGCTTAAACAAAATCTGCCTATCAACACCTCCTGAAAGTAATCCgtacaaaaatacattacagttcatttagctgacgcttttgtacAAAGcaaaataagtgcaaacaatcatgagcatacaactccaaacagcaagaaaatatctcatatatataatttatttttttttctctcaaacgGCTTCTTAAAAGTCCTGCTGCCTTTTAGTTGGTCCAACATTTGAATTCAGAGGCCAAATAAAATGACTAGTACAGGTAAACACTTTTAGTCAGTAGCAGAATAGAGGCACTGGGTATGAAAGAGATCAATTTGTTTTCCAAACATGTTCTGTTACATAACCTTGACTATCCACAATAGCTACTCTGCTCTCCACACTTAAATGATCTTATTTTGCAACTACAGTTTGGTAATAAATGCATTTCTGACAACACTGATGGTCTTTTCCATCACTGTCTTCGCTCTGTTCTGAGTGCAAGACCATTTTCTGCACGAGTTACTGTCCCGTGTTTGTCTGCAGTGTCCAACATAGTGGTTTGTGTTTTGAGTAAAATAAACACGTGTGACTGACCTGCTTTGTTTCATGCTTCTGTTCTGCAGCTGACTTTGGCTTTGCACGGTACCTCCAGAGCAACATGATGGCAGCCCACACTATGTGGTCACCCTGTACATGGTCAGTGTGTTTTACtctatttgttttgtgtgtgtctagaATTTCTGCGTTGgtcagtcattttaaaatgtctgctttCACTGCAGTATGTTGCATAACTCTCCCTGCACTGCCACTTTACTTGTGACCTCCTCCTTCAGGCCCCAGAGGTCATCATGTCCCAGAACTATGATGCAAAGGCCGACCTGTGGAGCATAGGGACAGTGATTTACCAGTGTCTGGTCGGCAAGCCACCGTTCCGGTGAATGCTGTGCACACAAACCTGTAGCAGATGCGTTTGTAGATCgtctgtagatgtgtgtagatgtgtgtttgtctgtagatgtgtctgtagatgtgtgtgtagatgtgtgtgtgtagatgtgtgtgtctgtctgtgagtctaaTTTCTATATTCATATTTTCAGGCCAATAGTCCCCAAGACCTGAGGATGTTTTATGAGAAGAACAAGACTCTACAGCCAATGTAAGCCACAAAA
This genomic interval from Cottoperca gobio chromosome 13, fCotGob3.1, whole genome shotgun sequence contains the following:
- the ulk2 gene encoding serine/threonine-protein kinase ULK2, coding for METVGDFEYSRKDLVGHGAFAVVFKGRHRKKTDWEVAIKSINKKNLSKSQILLGKEIKILKELQHENIVALYDVQETPNSVFLVMEYCNGGDLADYLQAKGTLREETLRVFLQQIAAAMRILNSKGIIHRDLKPQNILLSYVGRKRSNISGIRIKIADFGFARYLQSNMMAATLCGSPMYMAPEVIMSQNYDAKADLWSIGTVIYQCLVGKPPFQANSPQDLRMFYEKNKTLQPIIPRETSQQLGHLLLGLLQRNQKDRMDFDAFFSHPFLEPSATIKKSCPVPVPSASNAVTDSSCGSSPCIRYNSPPSLPDMQTLAEDGLSSPPLGPPNFLQLSKESAGSTSSKNSSCDTDDFVLVPNISTDSYDQPMGVGRRLSNEWGISALAPEVIMSQNYDAKADLWSIGTVIYQCLVGKPPFR